From one Cupriavidus sp. P-10 genomic stretch:
- a CDS encoding MFS transporter — MAEQATHSPSRPADGGTFAPLAQATFAVLWAATILGNVGSFMRDVASAWLVTDLSSSPAAVATIQAAATLPVFLLAIPAGVLSDILDRRRFLIAIQVGLALVSGTLMMLAWRNALTIEILIAMAFLGGIGAALMGPTWQSIVPELVPQQELKRAVALNALGVNIARAIGPAAGGLLLAAFGAAVTYGMDLLSYVFVVAALLWWKRPARAADPLREHFLGAFRAGLRFTRAHSKLHVVLARAAVHFAFGSSIWALLPLVARQLLKGGASLYGVLLGAVGLGAILGALVMPRLQRRLDADGLMLLSACATAVVMAGLCVAPPVWIALLLLLFLGAAWIIALTTLGGVAQAILPNWVRGRALAVYQMVFNGAMAAGSLVWGLVAQALGTPGGLLVAAAGMLVAALLLHRLRLPRGEDDLGPARHWPEPEGAAAIAHDRGPVMILIEYCVRAPDRDAFLRAVHQLSEERLRDGAFDWGVMEDPADPELLTEWFLVESWAEHLRQHERVPHADADLQREVTRFHVGDKPPRVRHLLGVGLPPAPAARH, encoded by the coding sequence ATGGCAGAGCAAGCAACGCACTCCCCTTCCCGCCCCGCCGATGGCGGCACCTTCGCGCCGCTGGCGCAGGCCACGTTTGCCGTGCTGTGGGCGGCGACCATCCTCGGCAACGTCGGCAGCTTTATGCGCGACGTGGCCAGCGCCTGGCTGGTCACCGACCTGTCGTCGTCGCCGGCCGCGGTCGCGACGATCCAGGCCGCGGCAACGCTGCCGGTGTTCCTGCTGGCGATCCCGGCCGGCGTGCTGTCCGACATCCTCGACCGGCGCCGCTTCCTGATCGCGATCCAGGTCGGGCTGGCGCTGGTCAGCGGCACGCTGATGATGCTGGCCTGGCGCAATGCGCTGACGATCGAGATCCTGATCGCCATGGCGTTCCTTGGCGGCATCGGTGCGGCGCTGATGGGGCCGACCTGGCAGTCGATCGTGCCCGAACTGGTGCCGCAGCAGGAACTCAAGCGCGCGGTTGCGCTCAATGCGCTGGGTGTCAACATCGCCCGCGCGATCGGCCCGGCCGCGGGCGGCCTGCTGCTGGCGGCGTTCGGCGCGGCCGTTACCTATGGCATGGACCTGCTCAGCTATGTCTTCGTGGTCGCCGCGCTGCTGTGGTGGAAACGCCCGGCACGCGCCGCCGACCCGCTGCGCGAGCATTTCCTCGGTGCGTTCCGCGCCGGGCTGCGCTTTACCCGCGCCCACAGCAAGCTGCATGTCGTGCTGGCGCGGGCCGCAGTGCACTTTGCCTTTGGCAGCAGCATCTGGGCGCTGTTGCCGCTGGTGGCCAGGCAACTGCTGAAAGGCGGCGCCAGCCTCTATGGCGTGCTGCTGGGCGCGGTCGGGCTGGGCGCGATCCTCGGTGCACTGGTCATGCCGCGGCTGCAGCGGCGCCTGGACGCGGACGGGCTGATGTTGCTCTCTGCCTGCGCGACCGCGGTGGTGATGGCCGGGCTATGCGTGGCGCCGCCGGTCTGGATCGCGCTGTTGCTGCTGCTGTTCCTGGGTGCGGCATGGATCATCGCGCTGACGACTTTGGGCGGCGTGGCGCAGGCGATCCTGCCCAACTGGGTGCGCGGGCGCGCGCTGGCGGTCTACCAGATGGTGTTCAACGGCGCGATGGCGGCGGGCAGCCTGGTGTGGGGCCTTGTCGCGCAGGCACTGGGGACGCCCGGCGGGCTGCTGGTGGCCGCGGCAGGCATGCTGGTGGCAGCGCTGCTGCTGCACCGGCTGCGCCTGCCCCGCGGCGAAGATGACCTGGGACCGGCACGGCACTGGCCCGAACCCGAAGGCGCCGCGGCTATCGCGCATGACCGCGGCCCGGTCATGATCCTGATCGAATACTGCGTGCGTGCGCCCGACCGCGACGCCTTCCTGCGCGCGGTGCACCAGCTTTCCGAAGAACGGCTGCGCGACGGGGCCTTCGACTGGGGCGTGATGGAAGACCCGGCCGACCCGGAGTTGCTGACGGAGTGGTTCCTGGTCGAATCATGGGCCGAGCATTTGCGCCAGCACGAGCGCGTGCCCCACGCCGATGCCGACCTGCAGCGCGAGGTGACGCGCTTCCATGTCGGCGACAAGCCGCCGCGCGTGCGGCACCTGCTGGGCGTCGGATTGCCGCCGGCTCCTGCGGCGCGCCACTGA
- a CDS encoding response regulator transcription factor — MNAIPVIAIVDDDAAVRHAMGGLVRAFDMAVELYAGGPALLQSSSIDCIDCVITDVQMPGMNGFALCEALRGRGLRMPVIFMTAYDLQDLARRAQAVGAACFLSKPFDDTEVLRCIERALAMHRGSLRPGPDQASAG; from the coding sequence GTGAATGCCATCCCGGTCATTGCCATCGTCGACGACGACGCTGCCGTGCGGCATGCAATGGGCGGGCTGGTGCGCGCCTTCGACATGGCGGTGGAGTTGTACGCGGGTGGGCCGGCGCTGCTGCAGTCGTCATCGATCGACTGCATCGACTGCGTGATCACGGATGTGCAGATGCCCGGCATGAATGGCTTCGCACTGTGCGAAGCGCTGCGTGGGCGCGGGTTGCGCATGCCGGTCATCTTCATGACGGCGTACGACCTGCAGGACCTTGCGCGGCGCGCGCAGGCCGTGGGGGCGGCCTGCTTCCTCAGCAAGCCGTTTGACGATACCGAGGTACTCCGGTGCATCGAGCGTGCGCTGGCGATGCACCGGGGATCATTACGCCCCGGGCCGGATCAGGCCAGCGCCGGATAG
- a CDS encoding alkene reductase: MGAQNEAFLADALFQPARLGKLELANRMAMAPLTRSRADDDLVPTDMVVEYYSQRASVGLIIAEATQVSTTAQGYTNTPGVYTPEQIAAWKQVTDAVHAKGGRIFLQIWHTGRMSHTHFQPDNQAPVAPSAIAANAKTFINGQGYVECSLPRALEASEIAGIVDDFRTAAANAVRAGFDGVEVHGAHGYLLDAFLRDGTNKRTDAYGGSIENRARFLLEVMAAVIAEIGAERVGVRLAPVSPVNDALESNPQPLFEHVVRELEKLHPVYIHVVEGHTGGPRDNVPFDYEALHRLYSGVWMVNNGYSKEMAEEAIRSGRADMVSFGRKMITNPDLPRRFRENQPLNKPFEDASLYGGSGPHGYVDYPALA; encoded by the coding sequence ATGGGTGCACAGAACGAAGCCTTTCTCGCAGATGCGCTGTTCCAGCCGGCCAGGCTGGGCAAGCTCGAACTCGCCAACCGCATGGCCATGGCACCGCTCACGCGCAGCCGCGCCGACGACGACCTGGTGCCGACCGACATGGTGGTCGAGTACTACAGCCAGCGCGCCAGCGTGGGCCTGATCATCGCCGAGGCCACGCAGGTCTCGACCACGGCCCAGGGCTACACCAATACGCCGGGCGTCTACACGCCCGAGCAGATTGCAGCGTGGAAGCAGGTGACCGACGCGGTGCACGCGAAGGGCGGCAGGATCTTCCTGCAGATCTGGCACACCGGACGCATGTCGCACACGCATTTCCAGCCGGACAACCAGGCGCCGGTGGCACCGTCGGCCATCGCGGCCAATGCCAAGACCTTTATCAATGGCCAGGGCTACGTCGAATGCTCGTTGCCCCGCGCGCTGGAGGCGAGCGAGATCGCCGGCATCGTCGATGACTTCCGCACCGCCGCGGCCAACGCCGTCCGTGCCGGCTTCGACGGCGTGGAAGTCCATGGCGCCCACGGCTACCTGCTCGACGCCTTCCTGCGCGACGGCACCAACAAGCGCACCGACGCCTATGGCGGCAGCATCGAAAACCGCGCGCGCTTCCTGCTCGAAGTCATGGCCGCGGTGATCGCGGAGATCGGTGCCGAACGCGTCGGCGTGCGCCTGGCGCCGGTGTCGCCGGTCAACGACGCGCTGGAAAGCAACCCGCAGCCGCTGTTCGAGCATGTCGTGCGCGAACTGGAAAAGCTGCACCCGGTGTATATCCACGTCGTGGAAGGCCACACCGGCGGCCCGCGCGACAACGTGCCGTTCGACTACGAAGCGCTGCACCGCCTGTACAGCGGCGTGTGGATGGTCAACAACGGCTATTCGAAGGAGATGGCCGAGGAGGCCATCCGCAGCGGCCGCGCCGACATGGTGTCGTTCGGCCGCAAGATGATCACCAACCCCGACCTGCCGCGCCGCTTCCGCGAGAACCAGCCGCTGAACAAGCCGTTCGAGGACGCTTCGCTCTATGGCGGAAGCGGCCCGCATGGCTACGTCGACTATCCGGCGCTGGCCTGA
- a CDS encoding TetR/AcrR family transcriptional regulator, translating to MARTADKTDIPNRLTKAGRELFSRHGYNATGIQQITDHAGVPKGSFYNHFDSKEAFAAAIIAQYAAYLQRSWEAMMEAAPPQPMAAIRYVFDQMVAHHESRTERAGCLVGNFAAEIASSSETCRAALQAAQLAWRERLAGMIAEAQADGAIRTDIAAAELSGLAWDTWEGALLRMKLERSVEPLRRSVDLMFNHLFQPAAAADAAAAGHSPTSE from the coding sequence ATGGCCCGCACCGCAGACAAGACCGACATCCCGAACCGCCTGACCAAGGCGGGGCGCGAACTGTTTTCGCGCCATGGCTACAACGCCACCGGCATCCAGCAGATCACCGACCATGCCGGCGTGCCGAAAGGGTCGTTCTACAACCATTTCGACAGCAAGGAAGCGTTCGCCGCGGCGATCATCGCGCAGTACGCGGCGTACCTGCAGCGGTCGTGGGAAGCCATGATGGAAGCGGCACCCCCGCAGCCGATGGCGGCAATCCGCTATGTGTTCGACCAGATGGTTGCCCACCATGAATCCAGGACGGAGCGGGCCGGCTGCCTGGTCGGCAACTTCGCGGCGGAGATCGCCTCGTCGAGCGAGACCTGCCGTGCCGCGCTGCAGGCCGCGCAACTGGCCTGGCGCGAGCGCCTGGCCGGGATGATTGCCGAAGCCCAGGCGGACGGCGCCATCCGCACGGATATCGCGGCCGCCGAACTGTCCGGCCTGGCCTGGGATACCTGGGAAGGCGCCTTGCTGCGCATGAAGCTCGAACGCTCGGTCGAGCCGCTGCGCCGCAGCGTCGACCTGATGTTCAACCACCTGTTCCAGCCGGCCGCTGCTGCTGATGCTGCTGCGGCCGGCCATTCACCAACCTCGGAGTAA
- the tolA gene encoding cell envelope integrity protein TolA, whose translation MQAVAYPYQPVPERGTTRCFVLALLMHLLLGALLYYGVRWRNAVPEGVTAELWEAVPEIVMPPPAVKPAPTPKPVEEDADISLQEKQRKAERAARDDAQQARQRENQARADAARKEAQRKAQEEQRQADSTRRQGELARLQAQAGHANAGTGSGTSARPSSGYAERVRQRVKPNIIFNEDVPGNPAAVVAVHMAPDGSVLSTRLAKSSGNAGWDNAVLRAVARSDPLPRDENGVAPSNINITFWPKDQGG comes from the coding sequence ATGCAAGCTGTCGCTTATCCCTACCAGCCGGTGCCGGAACGGGGCACCACGCGCTGCTTCGTGCTGGCCCTGCTGATGCACCTGTTGCTGGGTGCCCTGCTCTACTACGGCGTGCGCTGGCGCAACGCAGTGCCCGAGGGTGTGACAGCCGAATTGTGGGAAGCCGTGCCCGAAATCGTCATGCCCCCGCCCGCGGTCAAGCCGGCGCCGACGCCAAAGCCGGTCGAGGAAGACGCCGATATCTCCCTGCAGGAAAAGCAGCGCAAGGCCGAACGTGCCGCCCGCGACGACGCCCAGCAGGCACGCCAGCGTGAAAATCAGGCCCGCGCCGATGCGGCCCGCAAGGAGGCACAACGCAAGGCACAGGAAGAACAACGCCAGGCCGACAGCACGCGGCGCCAGGGCGAACTCGCGCGCCTGCAGGCCCAGGCAGGCCACGCCAACGCGGGAACGGGTTCGGGCACGTCCGCACGGCCTTCGTCCGGCTATGCCGAGCGGGTCCGGCAGCGGGTCAAGCCAAACATCATCTTCAACGAGGATGTCCCCGGCAATCCGGCGGCGGTGGTGGCGGTGCATATGGCGCCGGACGGGTCGGTGCTGTCGACGCGGCTGGCCAAGTCAAGCGGCAACGCCGGCTGGGACAACGCCGTGCTGCGCGCCGTTGCGCGCTCGGACCCGCTGCCGCGCGACGAGAACGGTGTCGCGCCCTCTAACATCAACATCACGTTCTGGCCCAAGGACCAGGGCGGCTAG
- a CDS encoding helix-turn-helix domain-containing protein has translation MRIRQLHVLVELHRIRNLSRTAANLDMTQSALSKWLAELEDDLGVPLFEREPKGIRPTAWSPDGSPARRTHSMNARRGP, from the coding sequence TTGCGCATCCGGCAACTGCACGTCCTTGTCGAACTGCACCGCATCCGGAACCTGAGCCGGACCGCAGCGAACCTCGACATGACCCAGTCCGCCCTGTCGAAGTGGCTGGCTGAACTGGAGGACGACCTCGGCGTCCCATTGTTCGAACGGGAGCCCAAGGGCATCAGGCCGACCGCGTGGTCGCCTGACGGTTCGCCCGCCAGGCGGACGCATTCCATGAATGCCCGGCGCGGTCCGTAA
- a CDS encoding acetate--CoA ligase family protein, with protein sequence MPIPNTARPPVRADRTALAQLLEPASIAIIGASRDTSRIGGVALDHLQRLGYQGQVYPVNPRYAEIAGLACYPDVESLPAVPDVAVLALGADEVLPQLQRCHVRGIRAAILYASGFAEAGEAGVARQAALAAFARESGMAIAGPNCMGLANLTTRAITAFATTFRAYPPQDGPGAVSLLTQSGNVCAIVYATGRQMDVGFHQFINTGNEACLDYADYLDYLADDARTGAVVGYVEGLRSGPRFIDAAARLRAADKPLVVLKAGESEAGSAATQSHTAVLAGNQAIYRAAFAQVGAMQATDPTHLTDLAYLSGFRQRSAGRRVVVASVSGAMGALSADLLSAAGLDVPCLAEPVQQRLQAAVPEIGSAANPVDLTGQLFNRSGLAYAVLDNLAAVDGVDVIFLYATAYLLDRVADELIDVAGKTGRLIVVATTGEPASRARLAAAGVALFPDVARAAKALGTYVGWLGTRAPTAHWMALRAQAAGHAPASDAPGAAMDEYQAKHWLAGFGVPTGLEAVAATPADAARAAESLGFPVAVKVLSPDIAHKTEVGGVQLGLRDAQQVQDAAAEVVAAAAHARPQARQRGVLVQQMASGVCELIVGVTRDPVFGPAMTVGLGGIFTEVFHDVAHRLLPVDRAMAREMLASLRGYRLMTGFRGKPPADIDAAADAIAALSDAAMALGDSLAELEVNPLLVREAGRGAVALDALVLTQQPNHDGERQ encoded by the coding sequence ATGCCTATTCCCAACACGGCGCGGCCACCGGTACGCGCCGATCGCACCGCACTGGCGCAGCTGCTTGAGCCCGCCTCGATCGCCATCATCGGCGCCTCGCGCGATACCAGCCGCATCGGCGGCGTGGCGCTGGACCACCTGCAGCGCCTCGGCTACCAGGGGCAGGTTTATCCGGTCAATCCGCGCTATGCGGAGATCGCCGGGCTGGCCTGCTATCCCGATGTAGAGTCCCTGCCGGCGGTGCCGGACGTGGCGGTGCTGGCGCTTGGCGCCGACGAAGTGCTCCCGCAGCTGCAGCGCTGCCATGTCCGCGGCATCCGGGCCGCCATCCTCTATGCGTCGGGTTTTGCCGAGGCCGGAGAGGCCGGTGTCGCGCGCCAGGCCGCGCTGGCCGCCTTCGCGCGCGAAAGCGGCATGGCCATCGCCGGGCCCAACTGCATGGGGCTGGCCAACCTGACCACGCGCGCCATCACCGCCTTTGCCACCACCTTCCGCGCCTACCCGCCGCAGGACGGCCCCGGCGCCGTCAGCCTGCTGACGCAGAGCGGCAATGTCTGCGCCATCGTCTATGCCACCGGCCGGCAGATGGACGTGGGCTTCCACCAGTTCATCAATACCGGCAACGAAGCCTGCCTGGACTACGCCGACTACCTCGACTACCTGGCCGACGACGCCCGGACCGGCGCCGTGGTCGGCTACGTGGAGGGCCTGCGCAGCGGCCCGCGCTTTATCGACGCCGCGGCGCGGCTGCGCGCGGCGGACAAGCCACTGGTCGTGCTCAAGGCCGGCGAAAGCGAGGCCGGTTCGGCGGCCACGCAGTCGCACACGGCCGTGCTGGCCGGCAACCAGGCCATCTACCGCGCCGCCTTCGCCCAGGTCGGCGCGATGCAGGCGACCGATCCCACCCACCTGACCGACCTGGCCTACCTGTCGGGCTTCCGCCAGCGCAGCGCGGGCCGCCGCGTGGTGGTGGCGTCGGTGTCGGGTGCGATGGGTGCGCTGTCCGCCGACCTGCTCAGTGCCGCCGGACTGGACGTGCCGTGCCTGGCCGAGCCGGTGCAGCAGCGCCTGCAGGCCGCCGTACCGGAGATCGGCTCGGCGGCGAATCCGGTCGACCTGACCGGCCAGCTGTTCAACCGCAGCGGCCTTGCCTATGCCGTGCTCGACAACCTGGCGGCGGTCGACGGCGTCGACGTGATCTTCCTGTACGCGACCGCCTACCTGCTCGACCGCGTGGCGGACGAACTGATCGACGTGGCGGGCAAGACCGGCCGGCTGATCGTCGTCGCCACCACCGGCGAGCCGGCCAGCCGCGCCCGGCTGGCCGCGGCCGGCGTGGCGCTGTTCCCGGATGTGGCGCGTGCGGCCAAGGCCCTGGGCACGTACGTCGGTTGGCTGGGCACGCGGGCCCCGACCGCGCATTGGATGGCGTTGCGTGCGCAGGCCGCCGGCCACGCGCCGGCCAGCGACGCGCCCGGCGCCGCCATGGACGAGTACCAGGCCAAGCACTGGCTGGCCGGCTTCGGCGTGCCGACAGGCTTGGAAGCGGTCGCAGCCACTCCCGCCGATGCCGCGCGCGCCGCCGAGAGCCTCGGCTTCCCGGTGGCGGTCAAGGTGCTCAGCCCCGACATCGCCCACAAGACCGAAGTCGGCGGCGTGCAACTGGGACTGCGCGACGCGCAGCAGGTGCAGGACGCCGCCGCCGAAGTGGTCGCCGCCGCGGCGCACGCCAGGCCGCAGGCACGCCAGCGCGGCGTGCTGGTGCAGCAGATGGCCAGCGGCGTCTGCGAGCTGATCGTCGGCGTGACGCGCGACCCGGTGTTCGGCCCGGCCATGACGGTCGGCCTGGGCGGGATCTTTACCGAAGTCTTCCACGACGTCGCGCACCGCTTGCTGCCGGTAGACCGCGCCATGGCCCGCGAGATGCTTGCCAGCCTGCGCGGCTACCGGCTGATGACCGGCTTCCGCGGCAAGCCCCCAGCCGATATCGACGCGGCCGCGGACGCCATCGCCGCGCTTTCCGACGCCGCAATGGCGCTCGGCGACTCGCTCGCTGAACTGGAAGTGAACCCCCTGCTGGTGCGCGAGGCTGGCCGCGGCGCGGTCGCGCTTGACGCGCTGGTGCTGACGCAGCAACCGAACCACGACGGAGAGCGGCAATGA
- a CDS encoding tripartite tricarboxylate transporter substrate binding protein encodes MRDDTIDTRRRDTLGLLGLGALAPLGTLGTLGMLTSGAARAADFPARPVTLIVPFAAGGATDTLVRTLADSAGKTLGQPVVVENKPGAAGVLGANVVARAKPDGYTLTVIPEPVFRLPHLQKTQYDPLRDFTYVIHLTGYTLGVAARADAPWKSWQEMIDDARRRPGKISYGSTGTNGTMHVTMEEIGQKLGVQFNHVPYKGESEIIAALMGGHIDLGVTAGGIGPYVDSARARWLVLWTAEHSRRWPRVPTLRDVGIDIVSTSPFGIAGPRDMDAQAVQLLHDAFRKALNEPAMQKLLERLDQENAYLNSADYAAFARQRYESQGKLVKRLGLTANP; translated from the coding sequence ATGAGAGACGACACCATCGACACCCGCCGCCGCGACACGCTGGGGCTGCTGGGCCTGGGCGCGCTGGCGCCGCTGGGCACGCTGGGCACGCTGGGTATGCTGACCTCCGGCGCCGCGCGGGCGGCTGATTTCCCCGCGCGGCCGGTCACGCTGATCGTGCCGTTCGCGGCCGGCGGCGCCACCGATACGCTGGTGCGCACGCTGGCCGACAGCGCCGGCAAGACGCTGGGCCAGCCGGTCGTCGTGGAGAACAAGCCCGGCGCAGCCGGCGTGCTGGGCGCCAACGTGGTCGCGCGCGCCAAACCCGACGGCTACACCCTGACGGTGATCCCGGAGCCGGTGTTCCGGCTGCCGCACCTGCAAAAGACGCAATACGACCCGCTGCGCGATTTCACCTATGTGATCCACCTGACCGGTTACACGCTGGGCGTGGCGGCGCGCGCCGACGCGCCGTGGAAATCGTGGCAGGAAATGATTGACGATGCGCGGCGCCGTCCGGGCAAGATCAGCTACGGCAGCACCGGCACCAACGGCACCATGCACGTGACCATGGAAGAGATCGGGCAGAAGCTCGGCGTCCAGTTCAACCATGTGCCCTACAAAGGCGAGTCCGAGATCATCGCCGCGCTGATGGGCGGGCATATCGACCTGGGCGTCACGGCCGGCGGCATCGGCCCCTATGTCGACAGCGCCAGGGCGCGCTGGCTGGTGCTCTGGACGGCCGAACACTCGCGCCGCTGGCCGCGCGTGCCGACGCTGCGCGATGTCGGCATCGACATCGTGTCCACCTCGCCCTTCGGCATCGCCGGCCCGCGCGACATGGACGCGCAGGCCGTGCAGCTGCTGCACGACGCCTTCCGCAAGGCGCTCAACGAGCCGGCGATGCAGAAGCTGCTGGAGCGGCTCGACCAGGAGAACGCCTACCTGAACAGCGCCGACTACGCCGCCTTCGCGCGCCAGCGCTATGAAAGCCAGGGCAAGCTGGTCAAGCGCCTGGGCCTGACTGCCAACCCCTGA
- a CDS encoding SDR family oxidoreductase yields the protein MQYRSVFHTGLFAGRTVLVTGAGSGIGRCTAHELASLGARVALAGRKLEKLEQVREEIIDAEPDAADRLTLHSCDIRDEAQVRETVAAVLAAHGSIDGIFNNAGGQFPSPLRDISLKGWEAVVRNNLTGGFLVARECFTQWMEANGGAIVNIIADMWNGMPGMGHSGAARAGMLSFTETAACEWAAAGVRVNAVAPGWIASSGFDTYPSEFQAKIRQLARKVPLQRLGTEAEVSAAVVFLLSPAAAFITGSTLRVDGGVPNAKHTWPQPQHQRSQPYNGFPLYTLPQCLTPSNE from the coding sequence ATGCAATATCGATCCGTCTTCCACACCGGCCTGTTCGCCGGCCGTACCGTGCTGGTCACTGGCGCCGGCAGCGGCATTGGCCGCTGCACCGCGCATGAACTGGCCAGCCTGGGCGCGCGCGTGGCGCTGGCCGGCCGCAAGCTGGAAAAGCTGGAACAGGTCCGCGAGGAAATCATCGACGCCGAGCCAGACGCCGCAGACCGGCTGACGCTGCACAGCTGCGACATCCGCGACGAGGCGCAGGTGCGCGAGACCGTGGCCGCGGTGCTGGCGGCTCACGGCAGCATCGATGGCATCTTCAACAACGCCGGGGGGCAGTTCCCGTCGCCACTGCGCGACATCAGCCTGAAGGGCTGGGAAGCGGTGGTGCGCAACAACCTGACCGGCGGCTTCCTGGTGGCGCGCGAATGCTTCACGCAATGGATGGAAGCCAACGGTGGCGCCATCGTCAACATCATCGCCGACATGTGGAACGGCATGCCGGGCATGGGCCATTCCGGCGCGGCGCGTGCCGGCATGCTGTCGTTCACCGAGACGGCGGCGTGCGAATGGGCCGCCGCAGGCGTGCGCGTCAACGCCGTGGCGCCGGGCTGGATCGCCTCCAGCGGCTTTGACACCTATCCATCCGAATTCCAGGCCAAGATCCGCCAGCTGGCCCGCAAGGTGCCGTTGCAGCGCCTGGGCACCGAGGCCGAGGTTTCCGCGGCGGTGGTGTTCCTGCTGTCTCCGGCGGCGGCCTTCATTACCGGCTCGACCCTGCGCGTCGACGGCGGCGTGCCCAATGCCAAGCACACCTGGCCGCAGCCACAGCACCAGCGCTCGCAGCCATACAACGGCTTCCCGCTCTACACGCTGCCGCAATGCCTGACGCCGTCCAACGAGTAA
- a CDS encoding acyl-CoA dehydrogenase family protein, giving the protein MTLQPPNPRYYSADHEAFRASVRRFFEKEVAPNAEAWDEAGSFPRELYRKAAQAGLLAPGFPEEYGGAPCDAFYRMILFEERAWGGSGGIASGLFSHTIGAPPIAAVGSEALKARVLPQILSGEKISALAITEPDAGSDVARLSTSARREGDHYVVNGTKLYITSGMRADYFTVAVRTGGPGTSGVSLLLIEGDTPGLSRTPLKKMGWWASDTAQLFFEDCRVPVANLVGEEGRGFAAITRNFNHERLALAAAACGYAQVCFHDALAWARERHTFGKRLADHQVVRHQLVDMATRIESTRTLLDDLAARLDDGAAPVAQIAMAKNMATRTFQFCADRAVQLLGGMGYMRGSRVERLYREVKVMMIGGGAEEIMKDLAAKQLGL; this is encoded by the coding sequence ATGACCCTGCAACCGCCCAACCCGCGCTACTACAGCGCGGACCATGAAGCGTTCCGCGCCAGCGTGCGGCGCTTCTTCGAAAAGGAAGTCGCGCCCAACGCCGAGGCCTGGGACGAAGCCGGCAGCTTCCCGCGCGAGCTGTACCGCAAGGCGGCGCAAGCCGGCCTGCTGGCGCCCGGTTTTCCCGAGGAGTACGGCGGCGCGCCATGCGACGCCTTCTACCGCATGATCCTATTCGAGGAGCGCGCCTGGGGCGGCTCGGGCGGGATCGCCTCGGGGCTGTTCTCGCACACCATCGGCGCGCCGCCGATCGCCGCGGTGGGCAGCGAGGCGCTGAAGGCGCGCGTGCTGCCGCAGATCCTGTCGGGCGAGAAGATCTCTGCGCTGGCGATCACCGAGCCCGACGCCGGCTCCGACGTGGCCCGGCTGTCGACCAGCGCGCGCCGCGAAGGCGATCACTACGTCGTCAACGGTACCAAGCTCTATATCACCTCCGGCATGCGCGCCGACTACTTCACCGTGGCCGTGCGCACCGGCGGCCCGGGCACAAGCGGTGTCTCGCTGCTGCTGATCGAGGGGGACACGCCGGGCCTGAGCCGCACGCCGCTGAAGAAAATGGGCTGGTGGGCGTCCGACACCGCGCAACTGTTCTTCGAGGACTGCCGCGTGCCGGTGGCAAACCTGGTCGGCGAGGAAGGCAGGGGCTTTGCCGCGATCACCCGCAACTTCAACCACGAGCGCCTGGCGCTGGCGGCGGCGGCCTGCGGCTATGCCCAGGTGTGCTTCCACGACGCGCTGGCGTGGGCACGCGAGCGCCATACCTTCGGCAAGCGGCTGGCCGACCACCAGGTGGTGCGCCACCAGCTGGTCGACATGGCTACGCGCATCGAATCCACGCGCACCCTGCTCGACGACCTGGCCGCGCGCCTGGACGACGGCGCCGCACCGGTGGCGCAGATCGCGATGGCCAAGAACATGGCCACGCGGACCTTCCAGTTCTGCGCGGACCGCGCGGTGCAATTGCTGGGGGGGATGGGCTATATGCGCGGCAGCCGCGTAGAGCGGCTGTATCGCGAAGTCAAGGTGATGATGATCGGCGGCGGCGCCGAGGAAATCATGAAGGACCTGGCGGCAAAGCAACTGGGGCTGTAA